A stretch of the Actinoalloteichus fjordicus genome encodes the following:
- a CDS encoding YciI family protein: protein MAKYLLLKHYRGAPEAVNPVPMDQWTQEEVRDHVQFMGDFADRLRSSGEFVDERALSPEGTFVRYDGEGRPPVTDGPFAETKDLIAGWMVIDVDTYERALALAAELSAAPGAGGKPIHEWLEVRPLLSASPTVTE, encoded by the coding sequence ATGGCCAAGTACCTGCTTCTCAAGCACTACCGGGGTGCTCCGGAGGCCGTGAATCCGGTCCCGATGGACCAGTGGACCCAGGAGGAGGTCCGCGACCATGTGCAGTTCATGGGCGACTTCGCCGACCGGCTCCGGAGCAGCGGCGAGTTCGTCGACGAGCGTGCCCTCTCGCCAGAGGGCACGTTCGTCCGGTACGACGGGGAGGGCAGGCCGCCGGTCACCGACGGGCCCTTCGCCGAGACCAAGGACCTGATCGCAGGCTGGATGGTGATCGACGTCGACACCTACGAGCGGGCGCTCGCGCTCGCCGCCGAGTTGTCGGCCGCCCCCGGTGCGGGCGGCAAGCCGATCCACGAGTGGCTCGAGGTGCGCCCGCTGCTGAGCGCGTCGCCGACGGTCACCGAGTGA
- a CDS encoding dienelactone hydrolase family protein, whose amino-acid sequence MFLDGPARDRRLLREEVQQARPQLTACRGHRLVAELTAQVHLGLAEYDLTPEDLSELNQALDAAGISYTIETYPDTIHGYTMSDTDAFNPSALQRHWDRLLPLLDRTLACTEDQTPTTRL is encoded by the coding sequence GTGTTCCTCGACGGTCCGGCTCGCGATCGGCGACTGCTCCGTGAGGAGGTCCAGCAGGCGCGCCCGCAGCTCACCGCCTGCCGGGGACACCGCCTGGTCGCCGAGCTCACCGCTCAGGTCCACCTCGGCCTCGCCGAGTACGACCTGACGCCCGAAGACCTCAGCGAGCTCAACCAGGCCCTGGACGCCGCAGGCATCAGCTACACCATCGAGACCTACCCCGACACCATCCACGGCTACACCATGTCCGACACCGACGCCTTCAACCCGTCGGCACTGCAGCGCCACTGGGACCGGCTGCTCCCGCTCCTCGACCGCACCCTGGCCTGCACGGAAGACCAGACCCCGACGACACGGCTCTAG
- a CDS encoding Cmx/CmrA family chloramphenicol efflux MFS transporter, translated as MPFAIYLLGLAVFAQGTSEFMLSGLGPDIAEDLSVSIPAAGALTSAFAVGMIIGAPLMALLSLRWSRRRALLVFLLVFLIVHVVGALTTSYEILLVTRVVGALANAGFLAVALVTATGMVEPDAKGRATAALLGGVTIACVAGVPAGALLGQAWGWRSAFWAVALVSVPAVVAILRAVPSAAPADAPADAAPAGEVAVPSARRELRALRSPRLGTLLALAALVNGATFCTFTYLAPLITDVTGLGAGWVPAGLALFGIGSFLGVTLAGRIADTRPIPLLAIGGTMLLFGWIGFALTAGSPAAAIVLVLVQGTLSFAVGSTLISQVLYAAGDAPRLAGGFATAAFNVGAAIGPWLGGITIDAGLGFRSPVWVSALLVALALITGGVAGLVWRRTSRARTAVAARTALRD; from the coding sequence ATGCCCTTTGCCATCTATCTGCTCGGACTCGCGGTCTTCGCCCAGGGGACCTCGGAGTTCATGCTGTCCGGACTCGGCCCGGACATCGCGGAGGACCTGTCGGTGTCCATCCCGGCCGCAGGTGCGTTGACCTCGGCGTTCGCCGTCGGGATGATCATCGGCGCCCCGCTCATGGCCTTGCTGAGCCTGCGCTGGTCGCGTCGGCGCGCGCTGTTGGTCTTCCTGCTCGTCTTCCTGATCGTGCACGTCGTCGGCGCGCTCACCACCAGCTACGAGATCCTGCTGGTCACGCGGGTGGTCGGGGCGCTGGCCAACGCGGGCTTCCTCGCGGTGGCGCTGGTGACCGCGACCGGGATGGTCGAGCCCGACGCCAAGGGGCGAGCCACCGCCGCGCTGCTGGGCGGCGTCACCATCGCCTGCGTCGCGGGCGTCCCCGCCGGTGCCCTGTTGGGGCAGGCGTGGGGATGGCGCTCGGCGTTCTGGGCGGTGGCGCTGGTGTCGGTGCCCGCCGTCGTGGCGATCCTGCGGGCGGTGCCGTCTGCCGCCCCCGCCGACGCCCCCGCCGACGCCGCACCCGCCGGCGAGGTCGCCGTTCCGAGCGCACGTCGGGAGCTGCGCGCACTGCGCAGCCCGAGGCTCGGAACGCTGCTGGCGCTGGCCGCCCTGGTGAACGGGGCCACCTTCTGCACGTTCACCTATCTCGCACCGCTGATCACCGACGTCACCGGCCTCGGCGCGGGCTGGGTGCCCGCCGGGCTCGCGCTGTTCGGCATCGGCTCGTTCCTCGGCGTCACCCTGGCGGGGCGGATCGCCGACACGCGGCCGATCCCGCTCCTGGCGATCGGCGGGACGATGCTGTTGTTCGGCTGGATCGGCTTCGCGCTGACGGCCGGGAGCCCGGCGGCCGCGATCGTGCTCGTCCTGGTGCAGGGCACGCTGTCCTTCGCCGTCGGGTCGACTCTGATCTCACAGGTGCTCTACGCCGCAGGCGACGCGCCGAGACTGGCGGGCGGGTTCGCGACGGCGGCGTTCAACGTGGGCGCCGCGATCGGCCCCTGGCTCGGCGGGATCACCATCGACGCAGGCCTCGGCTTCCGGTCGCCGGTGTGGGTCAGCGCCCTGCTGGTGGCGCTGGCCCTGATCACCGGGGGTGTCGCCGGTCTGGTGTGGCGTCGGACCTCGCGCGCCAGAACGGCGGTGGCTGCGAGGACGGCGCTGCGGGACTGA
- a CDS encoding TetR/AcrR family transcriptional regulator, translated as MAATRGRPRSFDREAALTVATRLFWEHGYEATSIGALTEAMNIKPPSLYAAFGDKKALFDEVVTTYRQTHGEFMLRALDEEPGVRAGIARMLREAAAAYTDPALPPGCLVISGAANCSPANADVAERLRDLRNANLTGFEQRLRSAVAAGELPADTDVPVLASYLAAVIQGMSQRARDGASARELTALAETAMRAVPGGDEASGEGGAS; from the coding sequence ATGGCAGCGACACGCGGACGCCCTCGGAGCTTCGACCGCGAGGCCGCCCTGACCGTGGCGACCCGACTGTTCTGGGAGCACGGTTACGAGGCGACCTCGATCGGCGCCCTGACCGAGGCGATGAACATCAAGCCGCCCAGCCTGTACGCCGCATTCGGCGACAAGAAGGCCCTGTTCGACGAGGTCGTCACCACCTACCGCCAGACTCATGGCGAGTTCATGCTCCGCGCGCTCGACGAAGAGCCCGGCGTCCGGGCGGGCATCGCCAGAATGCTGCGGGAGGCCGCCGCCGCCTATACCGACCCCGCCCTGCCGCCGGGCTGTCTGGTGATCTCGGGCGCCGCCAACTGCTCCCCCGCCAACGCCGACGTCGCCGAGCGCCTGCGGGACCTGCGCAACGCCAACCTGACCGGGTTCGAGCAGCGACTGCGGAGCGCCGTGGCCGCAGGGGAACTACCCGCCGACACCGACGTCCCCGTCCTGGCCTCCTATCTCGCCGCCGTCATCCAGGGCATGTCGCAACGCGCGCGGGACGGCGCCTCCGCCCGTGAGCTCACGGCCCTGGCCGAGACGGCGATGCGTGCCGTGCCCGGCGGGGACGAGGCATCAGGCGAGGGCGGGGCGTCCTGA
- a CDS encoding LysR family transcriptional regulator — protein MVSLRQLEYLVAVADHGSFTRAAELLHVTQPALSHQMRILERSAGGPLLERLPRSVRLTPAGRAMLPHARAALADAYRAGCAARQASGLEQGELRLAAVYSVGLGVLPPVLRRWRQDHRDVQISLSEHRHTDELLAAMTEGAADLAVGPLPRRWNGPVWTLGVEEFVVVLPSDDPMGDGGALRVALSALADCKWVHYASGHGLAEVLDQACAEAGFRPVAAVRTEQTAAAPVLAAAGLGPALVPANMIPTAFDGLVLRPDPPVCRPLAAYTRPAPDPLTEAFVRILLETVRVLPEPLRARFGLGDDEPPG, from the coding sequence ATGGTCAGTCTGCGTCAGCTCGAATACCTGGTTGCCGTCGCCGACCACGGCTCCTTCACCCGAGCCGCCGAGCTGCTGCACGTCACCCAGCCCGCGTTGTCCCATCAGATGCGCATCCTGGAGCGGTCCGCAGGCGGTCCGCTGCTGGAACGGCTTCCCCGGTCGGTGCGGCTGACCCCGGCAGGCCGGGCGATGCTGCCGCACGCGCGCGCCGCGCTCGCCGATGCGTATCGGGCCGGATGTGCGGCCCGGCAGGCCTCGGGCCTGGAACAGGGCGAACTGCGACTGGCGGCCGTGTACTCCGTGGGTCTGGGTGTGCTGCCTCCGGTGCTGCGCCGCTGGCGGCAGGATCACCGGGACGTGCAGATCAGTCTGTCGGAGCATCGGCACACCGACGAACTCCTCGCTGCGATGACTGAGGGCGCCGCCGATCTTGCCGTCGGCCCACTGCCGCGTCGGTGGAACGGACCGGTGTGGACGCTGGGCGTGGAGGAGTTCGTCGTCGTCCTGCCTTCCGACGATCCGATGGGGGACGGCGGGGCACTGCGAGTGGCGCTGTCCGCACTGGCCGACTGCAAGTGGGTGCACTACGCCTCGGGACACGGCCTGGCCGAGGTCCTCGATCAGGCCTGCGCCGAGGCGGGATTCCGACCTGTCGCCGCAGTGCGCACCGAGCAGACCGCCGCCGCCCCGGTGTTGGCCGCCGCCGGGCTCGGACCCGCGCTGGTGCCCGCCAACATGATTCCCACTGCCTTCGACGGCCTGGTCCTGCGCCCGGACCCTCCGGTGTGCCGCCCGCTGGCGGCCTACACCCGTCCCGCGCCCGATCCGCTGACCGAGGCCTTCGTCCGGATCCTCCTCGAGACCGTCCGCGTCCTGCCCGAGCCGCTGCGTGCTCGGTTCGGCCTCGGCGACGACGAGCCGCCGGGCTGA